The Synchiropus splendidus isolate RoL2022-P1 chromosome 5, RoL_Sspl_1.0, whole genome shotgun sequence DNA window TGCTGTtctgaagctgaggcaaagaatgtgaaAGATTTTTCTTGCAATTCGCCAAActacagttatttaaaataaataaatcatggccTGTGTTTGCCATATTGCTcagccctttctggagacattatCAAACAAATACATGGTGTCGTGACGTCagattgtttttcaatgaaccaagtgtgccgtggcttaaaaaaggttaaaaaaaaacactgcatgaAATAGCCTGGATGGAATGAAATACAGTGTCACTTATGTGGCAGATCATGCTGAGAATTTTTAATGAAAACTGACCAACCTTTGCATGTTTTGCCATCCGGCTGCAGCGTGAAGCCGACTGGGCAGCTGCAGCGCACTCCTGTAGATGTGTCTTTGCAAGTGCAGTCACATCCACCGTTGTTTACCGCACAGGTTTCTGCAACGAAAAGTTATCCACAGATCACACAGAGCCCGTCTGTTTCACATCACACAGAACAATAAATCACTCCATCCGAAACAACCCCAAAATCACCTTTATTAAATGCTTACGGCACAAAAAAAGATTCACACGCGGCTCCCCGCAAATGGAAGTCTAACGTGAAATGTACCACACTGCTACAAATGCATATTTTTCGCCGGGGAAAGTGGAGGCGAGTGTGGTGGGGCTGAGTCATTTCACAGTTTGACTAAAAGAAGCAGGAATGCAATGGTTTACTTCACATTACTTCTCTCTTCTGTTTGACACCTCAGAGGTTTCTGGCAGCTCAACACGTCATCTCAGACAAAACAAAGTCGCCGATGCTTCGGCCCTCGGTGACCCCTCTCAAGGGAGGAAATCTGCGTACCCATTAGAAGCCTCCTCTTAACTCGCTTGTCCACTTCAGCGAAGGATGTGGCGTTATGGTCGGCCGAATCCGTGGTGGCTTCGTCTCTTTCTGCAAAACACCACATGGAGCGATTACATGAAAGCAATCCAAGGTTCGCCAAAGTGGTCGTGAAGGTCACCACGCCGAAGTGGTGTCTACACCAGTGGGGTTTTCAGATGAGTCTGCAAATCAGGAAAGTGAATGGAAAACAAGTCTGGTTTTATCTCACGGACCTCACACGCGCTGCTGCTGAGAAAAGAGAAACGTAAAGAGTTTAGATCACTATCTTTCCAAAACACGACAGACGCAGGAACACGCTCTCAGTTTTCGCTCAGGTTGTTGACTATCAACAACCTGATCTCATCTTATGAAATCTAGTCCGAACTGTAAGCAAATATCACAAGAGAACAACTCACTTTGGAAGATTTAAGGACGGGAATTCTCTTGGAAATAATTTGGGACTAGTAAAAGACCAAAGGGCTGAAGACTCACCGACGCACGACCTCCTGTCGGGCTGCAATGTGTACCTCATGTGACACTTGCATATCGGACCGTTCTCCGTGTCTTCGCAGGTGTGCTGGCAGCctccgttgccatggttacaggTCACTGCCAGATAAACAACAACTGAGCTAAACCGGCTGCTTCTGAGCAACctcacgtgtgtgtttgtgtgtgtgtgtgtgtgtgtgtgtgtgtgtgtgtgacacataCAGATACAGTCTCTCTGGTTTCTGGCCAGCTCAAATCCTGGACGACATTCGCACGACACGCCCCCCTTGGGTGTTTCTCTGCAGATGTGGGCGCAGCCGTGCTCCTTATTCATACAGTTGAGGCCCTCTGGGACAGAGAGAGGTACACAATGAAGCTCTCCTACAGTGACTGAGCGGCTACACACAAAGGCACTCATTCTGGGAGATTAGTGTGGCAGAGAGCCTGATTGTTCTCACACTTCAAACAATCCACGACATCAACCACCGTGTGGTTTCTGGCACCTCGAGTGAATATTTTAAGCAAAAGCCATTTAAAGGAAAAAGCCTTGATCTTATGAAGCCTCAGTGTGTTACACTCTTATGTTGATAGGTCGCACAACTTATTCAGTTGGGGGGGGGTGAAGAGAAGAGGTTCAGAGGTCTGATCACTGAAGACCTGGTTATACACTCACCCACAGAGCGATGGATGCATGTGTGCTGGTTGTCACTGAGGAAGAAGCCATGTTTACATCGGCATTCGTAGCTGCCGACGGTATTGACGCAAGTGTGCTGGCACCCACCATTATTGAAATTACATTCATCAACGTCTGCAGGGAAGAGAAATGTGTTATTATCGGTGGGACTTCATTTCCAGCAGTGGCTGCTCATGAGAATGATTCATCCAACGTACCGAGACAGTTGTGTCCATCGTGAGCCAAGTTGAAGCCATCATAGCAAGTGCAGCGATAATTCCCAGGTATATTGTTGCACTCATGCACACAACCACCGTTGAACTCGAAGTCACACTCGTCCACGTCTGTCAGAGAAGATTGAAAAGAACACCTCATCAGTTTAGTGAGTTTCATGAGGAAAGGTTAGTTAAAATAAAGAAGTGAGAAATACCCTCGCAGTGAGTCCCATCGCCTTTAAAACCAGCCCTACAGGAGCACTTGTAAGACCCAGGTGTAGACTGACAAATAGCATCAATGTGACATCCATCACTCCCATCCGCACATGGATCTGCGGCAGAAGAATACAACTGTACACATGAgtatcaacaaaaaaaactcgTCTGATCGACTCATGCAAGGCATTTGTATGGATTATAAAGTTACCGGCCACTGAAGAGAACGCTTAAGCACGcaaagtaagaaaaaaataaataattaaattattgtttatGGGTTAAAGAAACCCAGAAGACCGTTTGCGGAGCAACATAACGGAAAGGTTGAAGACAGTGGATGTGAAAGTATCTTCCGTAGTAACAACAAGAGCGCACTCTTGAAAGCGTGCGCCAAGTCTGGAAAACACACGGACGCTTacacactcgctcacacacgCTAAAGTCCCACCTCGAATCTCAGGAAGCGCAGCGCCTTGGCGACTATTTAAcaagagcaaaaacaaacaaaagtcccTCGCAGCCCAAATAGCTCCCATGGTGATAGGATCCAAGTTTAGAGGTCTCCTCAAAAGGACGCGTACGCACTGAAGTCGTGACCGAGCGTCCGCCTCATTTTCATTCTAGCCTGTCAATCTGCCTCACAAGGGCCTTTTGAAAGAGAAAGGAGTGAGTAatagtggatgtgtgtgtgtgtgtatgtgtgtgtgtgtcggtgtgtgtgtttgggaacgggtgcgtgtgcgcgtgcacTTGAGTTTGAAGCGGAGCTGTGTCAAGTTATCTATAAGGTAGCACGATAGGCCGGAAGTTGGAAAACAACAGCCTAGCGGAGCATTTCAAAAGCGTATGTTGGGCTCTTATTCTGGAAGATAGTTGTAGGTCTTAGCGCGAACACTTTTGTAAGTCTCACTACAATTAAATACCCAAGCTAGGACTTCATGAAATTCATAAAATTAAAGGCAATCATTAATCACAGCGGAACAGCCGTTTGTCACCATGAAAcataacaaaatatattttcacaatGCGTCTCATAGGTATTTTCCATCAGCTTTTTTTCATGTACGCACCCAACTTTCTGGGGTCCTGAAAATGCTATTCAAGAGATTTAAAGTCAGAAACTAGACCAGTCgcgccatttttgtttttggagcaAACCATTTCCGATCATCCCCGGGGGGTTATAGGCGCGTCCATTCTGAGGCTTTTCAACGGTACTTGGCTAAATGTTTGACCGGAGTAGCAATAAAGAGTGCCAGACTGAAAATACATTCTAATTTGAAAACATCGTCCTATAACTCACCAATTACCATTTTCATGGCAGCAGTCccgttttttaaataatatagaCAAAACGCGATGATCGAAATCCCAACCGTCAGTTCACCTGTGCACCAGGCACGACGATTGTAATGGCTTTGTTCTTGAGCACCACCTAGTGGCCGGGATCAGTAATCCATCCACACtgcttttcattcttttttattaCAAGTCATATCTACTTTGTGTTACAgtataaaatgcattaaaaaaaaccatttACATTGCATGTTTGAAAGAAGTGCACAAATTCAGAGTCTAGAAAACTACACCAGGTTTGTCCTCAAAATGTCAGTTGTTTCCTCAAAAGTTtgcaataaataatataaattaaaaagaaaaaaagacaaggtCAGGGAATTAAGGCACATTTTATATCTCACAATGTACCTTGAAAAAAATATGGCAACTCcctaagaacaaaaaaaaacaagcttatTTTCGATCAGGAGGCAACAGTATCTCCTTTCAATACAAATCATAAAACACGCTTAGTATTCAACTACCCTGCCGTATAAAGTGTATATATTAAGCAACTTTACAAAGCATAGCCTGTCAATACAGTAACTTTGAGATGGTTTACAGTAACATGCCTAAAAAGCATTGTCACTGCAGAATAAAATTTGAGACAGCATGCACCATGGCTTTAACTGTGCAATCTGAGCATTAGATAACATgacacacattaaaaaatatattgacattttggAGGTCTGACAGAGAAAATGGTTTGATATTgctaaaccaaaaaaaactatGGAGTTATTATTATGTAAATTTGGTTGACACCAGACACTTGCATAAGTGCCATATAGCCCGGGAGCATTACTCACATTCAAAACGTCTGCATAGTTTGTATTTTGGCAAGAgaatttggaggaaaaaaagttttttttttaagttttcatgTATCTTGGTTTTGAAACCCTTGGAAATGAATGACATTGGCAATTAAACATGATGCATTTTACTGCTCACCAACGCTGCAATGAAGCGCCTACTTTTCCCTGCAGTCTGTACATTTCTGTACCAAATTTAACCAATAGGCCACAGCATTGCATGCGACTGGAATAATGTGTTGGGGAAAATGGGCTTGTGAAAGTGAGGGAACACAGTTACAAAGAAACTACTCTGGTTTAAAGTCTTCCAGAAACACCTTGTGTACAAAAATCATAGATCGTTCAAGTCCTTTATAGACCGAATGGCTATTTACAACAACGTTAAGAAACTTGCTTTACAACATGCAACTGTCAATTGATTTGTGTCtgtacaaatgaaataaatacaaaatgtgacacccccccaaaaaaagtatGGAATGTACTTCATGCACAGTATTTGCCTACCCAGATTACATAGGGACtgtcttgtgtttgtgtaaaaGTACAACAGATATCCAACTGCGGTAAAATGCCCTGGCAGAGGCTGAACCGTTGTACTTTCTGCTCAAATAATCCTCAACGAAAGACACAAAACATTGAAGCAACATATGGAGTAATTTAAGCACACAAAAGGAAGATGTTAGAAAAAAAGCTGGTGACTTTCATATGCACTTACAAACAATAAACCATGAACAAAAACGATATGTCTTCAgataacaaaaatatttacacaAAACCTGATAACTTTGTACAAAAAAAGCCCAGAAACTGAGGCTGAGAATCCTATAAATAACACTAACGGCCataaggttttttttcctctttttttcttatatgaaaaaaaaaaaatcataaaaatagaataaactatacaaaagatttttaaaaaatagacaTATAAAAAGTATTAAGGTAAAAAAAGGAACATTTTACTGGTCTAACAAAAGGAGGTGGAAATAGGAAGTCTACCACTGGAGACAAATCCAAGTGGATGTCGTGGATAAACCAGCGGGGAATTAAAGCAATCACCAGCTTTCTTTCATGTCTTCTTGGATCTGAGGCGGAAGTGTTTCTGGCAGACATGTGGCCACTTGTGACTTCTGTTTTTTGGAGCTGCAGCAGGGCTTGAAGAGTCGCGGGTCAATAATGACTTCTCCAAATCGGCCTTTGTAGACGATTCCGCAGCACACCTTTTGCCTGGGGACGGACGAGAGGGTGAGGTTGAGGGTCAGCCAAAGAGGCCGAGTGACAAATGTCATTACCTTTTCCAGTAGGAACGATCcaagaaagaaaagatggaGGGAGTTGGGCGTCTCTGTTTGGACTCTATGTCGGAGCCGTCGTCAGACTGGTGGCTGTAAGAGGGCGACTGGGCGGGAGACAcgctggaggtggtgctgtgggCATCAGAATCTACTtcgaaaaagaagaaataaatatttaaaaccagACTAGACAATACCCTGCAATATGTGAACAGCCTCtcaggtttgaaaataaatcaagctACAATTTatagagaaacaaacacagtgaGCGTCAGTACAACTTACTTTGCCTCTTTAACTTATGAAGCTTCTTTAGTTTACTTTTCTTCTTTCCATCActgtttttcatcttctttGGTTTTGTCACCTTGAAGCCTGGACCAGCCCTGGCATCCACCACCTGCCATGGAAAGAACAATACATCACCCTGGTTCTGCCTGAGATGAGAAACAGAGTACAAGTAGATGAACTTGTAAGCAACACTTACATGATTCCAGTTCTTCTTTGACCCATTTGGAAGCTTCTTCCACCGCTTCACCAGTAAGACACAAGCATTGCATATGTCTCCAACTCGGTCCTCGGAGAGACTGGAcaggcaaacacaaacagatttAAGAAAAAAGGAAACTTGACCCAGATTATGAGAAGGAATGAATGAAACGAACCCAAAACACAGTCGGAACGTCTCCTCGTAGCGACTGCTGTCTGTGAACCGAGAACTGGAGGACTTGGTTTTGCAGATGCAACAGCCGTCATTACTCCGGTAGATCTTTGACTTGTGAAAGCCAAACATATTCTCTCAGTCGGTCAATGTTAAAAACAACCTGGAATGGTAAAACAAAATGAGCAATCGTCCCATTCAGTCTCCCATCAAAGAAGCGCGGCGATGTCTGCAGACAGTCTACTCCACAGAAGGGGGCGGTCCCCGCGCGCAGCGCACGCCACTTCACAAACCAACAACTCTCGACTCATTTCGGACACTTTTCCACCAAAAACATTGAATATACACGGCATTAACATGGACTGAAGCATGCAACGGACAAACCTACAATAAACGCGTCAATAAAATTGGAATCACGTCGACACGCGATAGTTgtagcaaaaacaaaacgaaaaccAAAGccttaaattgaaaaaaaaatcaaaatcaaactGTTAAGGGGCCTCACCATAACGCATAAAGTTACTTAGAAAGTGACTTTACAATACGCACGGTTAACAACTACGCAGACACATCGCGGCATCAACAGACAACGGCGACACTTTAATAACGCCCAAGACGCGATCAAGAACTTTATTTTTACACGTTAAATGAAAGCGTTTCGGTGTTAGTGGCGACCCCGTTTCAGTCGTCGCATAACAGCGGGAGGAAAGTCGAAACAAAAAGCGGGCAACAGAAGCGGTCTACGGAGGGAAGACACAAAAAGCTACTCGGCTATTCGGTGAATTCAAGCAAACATTACAAGTTTGATATAGCACAGACATCGAGTTTGTGCAACTCCTGGTGTCGCCAAAAGAATTCGCTAAGTAACGCGAAACGTCGCGATGAAAGGCCTCTTCCCTTTAAATTCAAACTTTAGCCCGCTAAAGCGCCAAACATGGCTCATTGTTGTTAGCCGTTAGCAGCAAGCTAACCCGCACCGCCATGCTGCCGTTCACTTCCACGTTATTCCATTGTCGGCTGCTCTTTGTGCATCCAGCGAGCAGGCGCAGCACACGCACACGTCAAGTCAATAAATGCACAAAGTCGCGTGGCTTCAAGAAAACGAGCGGGGTTTCGCAAACCTACCTTTAACACCAGAGAAATGCGCGAGTACTTGCTGAACAAAAACTTTGAATCTTGTCCGCTTTGAT harbors:
- the sinhcafl gene encoding SIN3-HDAC complex associated factor, like isoform X1 yields the protein MFGFHKSKIYRSNDGCCICKTKSSSSRFTDSSRYEETFRLCFGLSEDRVGDICNACVLLVKRWKKLPNGSKKNWNHVVDARAGPGFKVTKPKKMKNSDGKKKSKLKKLHKLKRQIDSDAHSTTSSVSPAQSPSYSHQSDDGSDIESKQRRPTPSIFSFLDRSYWKRQKVCCGIVYKGRFGEVIIDPRLFKPCCSSKKQKSQVATCLPETLPPQIQEDMKESW
- the sinhcafl gene encoding SIN3-HDAC complex associated factor, like isoform X2, which gives rise to MFGFHKSKIYRSNDGCCICKTKSSSSRFTDSSRYEETFRLCFGLSEDRVGDICNACVLLVKRWKKLPNGSKKNWNHVVDARAGPGFKVTKPKKMKNSDGKKKSKLKKLHKLKRQNSDAHSTTSSVSPAQSPSYSHQSDDGSDIESKQRRPTPSIFSFLDRSYWKRQKVCCGIVYKGRFGEVIIDPRLFKPCCSSKKQKSQVATCLPETLPPQIQEDMKESW